Proteins found in one Terribacillus sp. DMT04 genomic segment:
- a CDS encoding processed acidic surface protein, with product MTKKLLVGIIMVLLCLQAVAPQTAFAAINKQELEAYAAALGTDVKGLNQYLKDFEWGTIEEYEASSMEELRGWLGEPVTEENLQTFLDESGYTVEDITKALTEVGLAEKGYTPADILLYSDLNWLLGDPATSENLQGLTEELGLTEKELAGLFAANGLDLHSYISMDDIYEVIYNEVNGVSLHFLLQEIELTQEAFNQLLADNDKKLEDFQSYDELAEFVYEATGYGEISIDDYWEMAGSFLDLIGISKGEFFRAYAYMEEVVLHDPEAFITGLEDIAARAEALGNFETSTELTEAQGQELIAIWDDLMGIFQMKAVFYLVDGDTKTAVTMEELLKVTDLENRVLLVDLLDTQGNHLLNFTITGELFGSDLVTKAPVLEVPETEAAVPLYTHEAPVKEKAVAVPAKVAAETVKQEGKRLPDTASPIGNIFAWGIALLAAGAALYVWNRRKKLSN from the coding sequence GTGACAAAGAAGCTATTGGTTGGAATAATCATGGTTTTGCTTTGCTTGCAAGCGGTGGCACCGCAGACAGCGTTTGCTGCCATTAACAAACAAGAGCTGGAAGCCTATGCGGCTGCGCTTGGAACAGATGTAAAAGGTTTGAACCAGTATTTAAAAGATTTTGAGTGGGGGACCATCGAAGAATATGAAGCTAGCTCGATGGAAGAATTACGGGGATGGTTAGGAGAGCCTGTCACAGAAGAGAACCTTCAGACTTTCTTGGATGAGTCAGGTTATACAGTAGAAGATATCACGAAAGCGTTGACAGAAGTGGGTTTGGCTGAAAAAGGATATACTCCGGCTGATATTCTGCTTTATTCCGATTTGAACTGGTTATTGGGAGACCCTGCAACCTCTGAAAACCTTCAAGGATTAACGGAGGAACTCGGATTAACGGAGAAAGAACTTGCGGGTTTGTTTGCTGCAAACGGACTGGATTTGCATAGCTATATCAGCATGGATGACATATATGAAGTAATTTATAACGAAGTCAACGGTGTGTCCTTGCATTTTCTCTTACAGGAAATCGAACTGACACAGGAAGCATTCAATCAGCTATTAGCTGATAATGATAAAAAGCTGGAAGACTTCCAAAGCTATGATGAACTCGCTGAATTTGTATACGAAGCAACAGGCTACGGCGAAATCTCAATAGATGATTATTGGGAAATGGCTGGTTCGTTTCTTGATTTAATCGGCATAAGTAAAGGGGAATTCTTCCGAGCATATGCGTATATGGAAGAAGTAGTGCTGCATGATCCGGAAGCCTTTATTACAGGTTTGGAGGATATTGCTGCACGCGCAGAAGCTCTCGGCAACTTCGAGACTTCCACAGAATTGACGGAAGCGCAAGGACAAGAGCTGATTGCAATCTGGGATGACCTGATGGGGATTTTCCAAATGAAAGCCGTTTTCTATTTGGTTGATGGCGACACAAAAACGGCAGTAACAATGGAAGAGTTACTCAAAGTGACAGATTTAGAGAATCGTGTTTTGCTAGTAGATCTGCTTGATACGCAAGGAAACCATTTGCTTAACTTCACAATTACGGGTGAGCTTTTTGGTTCTGATTTAGTCACAAAGGCGCCGGTGTTGGAAGTTCCAGAGACTGAAGCGGCAGTGCCTTTGTACACACACGAAGCTCCAGTCAAAGAAAAGGCAGTAGCAGTGCCAGCTAAGGTTGCTGCAGAAACGGTAAAACAAGAAGGTAAGCGTCTGCCAGATACAGCATCTCCAATTGGTAATATCTTTGCTTGGGGTATTGCATTACTGGCAGCTGGGGCAGCTCTTTATGTATGGAATCGACGCAAAAAACTTTCTAATTGA
- a CDS encoding ABC transporter ATP-binding protein, with amino-acid sequence MAEPAMQLIGLKKQIGSKLIVKGLNFDIQPGEVFGFLGPNGAGKTTTIRMMVGLIRISEGDVRIQGKSIKSDFKGAIRHVGAIVENPELYGFMSGYKNLLVFSRMIPGITRDRIDEVVKLVGLEKSINQKVKRYSLGMRQRLGIAQALLHRPSILILDEPTNGLDPSGIREIRHYIRKLAEEENVAVIVSSHLLSEMELMCDRIGILKNGELISIQEVRSTDGDVPEEMVKIDCAAAQLQTAKQLLQEQFGIAAVDNNNQLLFPISRDQIPSIIKALAVADIEMYGVAVERKTLEDKFLHVIGENVIE; translated from the coding sequence ATGGCAGAACCGGCCATGCAGCTGATTGGCTTGAAAAAGCAGATTGGTTCGAAATTAATTGTAAAAGGCTTGAACTTTGATATTCAGCCGGGTGAAGTATTTGGATTCCTAGGTCCAAACGGAGCGGGTAAGACAACAACAATCCGCATGATGGTAGGTCTTATTCGTATCTCGGAAGGAGACGTACGAATCCAGGGGAAAAGTATTAAATCAGATTTCAAAGGTGCTATCCGGCATGTAGGGGCAATTGTAGAGAATCCAGAATTATACGGATTTATGTCTGGTTACAAGAATTTACTTGTCTTTTCCCGCATGATTCCAGGAATAACGAGAGACCGTATTGATGAAGTTGTGAAGCTCGTTGGATTGGAAAAAAGCATTAACCAGAAAGTGAAGCGGTATTCATTAGGAATGCGGCAGCGTCTTGGTATTGCACAGGCATTATTACATAGACCATCAATATTAATACTAGATGAGCCGACAAACGGATTAGATCCATCCGGTATCCGTGAAATCCGCCATTATATTCGCAAATTAGCAGAAGAAGAAAACGTGGCAGTTATCGTTTCCAGCCATTTGCTTTCGGAAATGGAGTTAATGTGTGATCGTATCGGTATTTTAAAGAATGGCGAACTGATTTCTATCCAGGAAGTCCGTAGTACGGACGGAGACGTGCCAGAAGAAATGGTGAAGATAGATTGTGCAGCAGCGCAGCTTCAAACGGCCAAACAGCTGCTTCAAGAGCAATTTGGTATTGCGGCGGTTGACAATAATAATCAGCTGTTATTCCCGATCTCCCGTGATCAGATACCATCAATTATTAAGGCTTTAGCCGTAGCTGATATTGAGATGTATGGGGTTGCAGTTGAGCGGAAGACACTGGAAGATAAATTCTTACACGTGATTGGAGAGAATGTCATTGAGTAG
- a CDS encoding methyl-accepting chemotaxis protein codes for MKVIRNMKIRTKMFVLILVGVIALVGVGLAGIVNMREVASDAREIYEDKLVPNLSLSEIRINNRSNDGYILALMLTADDERNKELNEKLTASMEEIGASVNSLEKSELSSEGKELLEQYKTERGKLKDIRDQVVRLTMENENEDAFTLYTEQQVPQRDKINGILADLQTVNTKEAKDTYQQAVNDVRNATFIMIGISAAAIVLLVCLGLFIIKLISNPLQEMRNLLGKAAEGDFTSSSTYQSRDELGQLMQSYETMADGMRSIIRVVHDTSQQVAASSEELSASAEQSSTSSEHVAKTMQELAEGSGQQLELITVTAATMDDMKQHTDKLVMNSQNVEMAVEKTSELSVEGGRAIKDVNQQMNTITSHVQDLSESIESLNKRSKEISDITGVITDISAQTNLLALNATIEAARAGEHGKGFAVVADEVRKLAEETNGAAAQIASLVSYIQQDTTKTIGLMQHAADEVTAGTRVVDQAGRSFTQIETAVASLVEDFQEVGAALKGLIGGSEIVDRSLAEVNGVAQEGAASTESVSAATEEQLAAMQEIAASSSSLAFLAEELQTSIARFRV; via the coding sequence ATGAAAGTGATAAGGAATATGAAGATTAGAACAAAGATGTTCGTTCTTATCTTGGTTGGGGTTATTGCACTTGTTGGAGTCGGTTTGGCTGGTATTGTTAACATGCGAGAAGTTGCTAGTGATGCTAGAGAAATTTATGAAGACAAACTTGTCCCAAACCTATCCCTTAGTGAAATTAGAATTAATAACCGCTCAAATGATGGGTATATTCTAGCGTTGATGCTTACTGCTGATGATGAGCGGAATAAAGAACTGAATGAAAAACTAACAGCATCGATGGAGGAAATTGGAGCATCGGTGAATAGTTTGGAGAAAAGTGAGTTATCCAGTGAAGGTAAGGAACTGCTCGAGCAGTATAAGACAGAACGAGGAAAACTAAAAGATATACGAGATCAAGTCGTGCGTCTTACGATGGAAAATGAGAATGAAGATGCTTTTACATTGTATACAGAACAGCAAGTTCCACAGCGTGATAAAATTAACGGTATTTTAGCGGACCTTCAAACAGTTAACACAAAGGAAGCTAAAGATACATATCAACAAGCGGTAAATGATGTGAGAAATGCCACATTTATTATGATTGGTATTAGTGCTGCCGCGATTGTATTGCTGGTCTGTCTGGGATTATTCATCATCAAACTAATTAGCAATCCACTTCAGGAGATGCGTAATTTATTAGGGAAAGCAGCGGAGGGTGACTTTACTTCAAGCAGTACCTATCAATCACGAGATGAATTAGGGCAGCTCATGCAATCCTATGAGACGATGGCCGATGGCATGCGTTCCATTATTCGTGTCGTGCATGACACATCACAGCAAGTAGCTGCCTCCTCAGAGGAACTAAGTGCAAGTGCTGAGCAAAGCAGTACATCTTCCGAGCATGTTGCCAAGACGATGCAGGAGCTGGCGGAAGGTTCAGGCCAGCAGCTGGAACTTATCACGGTAACGGCTGCAACAATGGACGATATGAAACAGCATACAGATAAATTGGTTATGAATTCGCAAAATGTGGAAATGGCTGTTGAAAAGACATCCGAGTTGTCAGTCGAAGGTGGCCGTGCAATAAAAGATGTGAATCAGCAAATGAACACCATTACATCTCATGTACAGGATCTGTCAGAATCGATTGAGAGTTTGAATAAGCGTTCCAAGGAAATAAGTGATATTACAGGCGTGATTACGGACATTTCTGCACAGACGAATTTACTTGCGCTGAACGCGACGATTGAAGCAGCTCGTGCTGGTGAGCATGGAAAAGGGTTCGCGGTCGTTGCCGATGAAGTACGGAAACTTGCGGAAGAGACAAATGGAGCAGCCGCGCAAATTGCTTCGTTAGTAAGTTATATTCAGCAAGATACGACAAAAACAATCGGACTGATGCAGCATGCAGCGGATGAAGTGACAGCGGGTACACGGGTTGTTGATCAAGCTGGTCGTTCCTTTACGCAAATTGAGACAGCAGTAGCAAGTTTGGTGGAAGATTTCCAAGAAGTGGGCGCAGCATTGAAAGGGCTAATCGGTGGTTCTGAGATTGTTGATCGTTCTCTTGCGGAAGTAAACGGGGTAGCGCAAGAAGGAGCTGCATCAACGGAGAGTGTCTCAGCAGCTACTGAGGAACAGCTGGCAGCCATGCAGGAGATTGCCGCTTCCTCGAGTTCGCTTGCATTCTTAGCAGAAGAATTGCAAACTTCCATTGCTCGTTTTCGTGTATAA
- the crcB gene encoding fluoride efflux transporter CrcB, producing MTIIFVLLGGWLGAIARYEISRQGQHIWKKDFPLPTLLTNAAGSFLLGLVYQLNWGAEWQNFLAVGFLGSFTTFSTFHLELVQLGSKRKIAAAISYVLGSYAIGITLAIIGLST from the coding sequence ATGACTATCATTTTCGTGCTCCTCGGAGGTTGGCTCGGTGCCATTGCGCGCTACGAGATCAGCAGGCAAGGACAACATATATGGAAGAAAGACTTCCCGCTTCCGACTTTGCTGACAAATGCAGCTGGTTCCTTTTTGCTTGGGCTTGTGTACCAGTTAAATTGGGGTGCAGAATGGCAAAACTTCCTCGCCGTAGGTTTTTTAGGTTCTTTTACAACTTTCTCCACTTTCCATCTGGAGCTTGTACAATTAGGGAGTAAAAGAAAAATCGCTGCAGCTATCAGTTATGTGCTAGGCAGCTATGCAATTGGTATAACACTAGCAATAATCGGCTTATCCACGTAA
- a CDS encoding DUF4064 domain-containing protein, producing MIKRTAEKVLGIIGVVLNALGAILTGILIGVAGDDISQELYNDPTITTEDADIMSSFLGGLGWYFVVVSAISAILGIVGIVLLRRNSRSTAAGVVFIVTAVLSAILTLFGSFVTSILYLVAGILAIVRKPIDQHNAQDSNTIDNY from the coding sequence ATGATTAAACGTACTGCAGAAAAGGTTTTGGGAATTATCGGTGTTGTACTTAATGCATTAGGTGCTATCTTAACTGGGATATTGATTGGTGTAGCTGGAGATGACATCTCGCAGGAATTATACAATGATCCTACGATTACAACGGAAGATGCAGATATTATGAGCAGCTTTTTAGGCGGTTTAGGGTGGTATTTCGTTGTTGTTAGTGCGATTTCAGCTATTCTCGGTATCGTTGGTATTGTTTTGTTACGCCGCAACAGCCGATCAACAGCTGCTGGTGTAGTATTTATTGTTACAGCGGTGCTGTCAGCAATTTTAACTTTGTTTGGATCGTTTGTAACGTCCATTCTTTACTTGGTTGCAGGTATCTTGGCAATCGTCCGAAAACCGATAGATCAGCACAACGCGCAAGACAGCAACACGATAGACAATTACTGA
- a CDS encoding DUF4064 domain-containing protein: MVKRTAEKVLVIIGAVLFLIVGGWTALGLGASEETTTNQLTSQGDLTQDQAEAFTDLMSGVSIWMIIVLVICAILGFVSLAMLKNNKPAKGAGILLIITAVLGTVLSIFMGFISGILYLIAGIMAIVRKPVEQYNDRGETY, encoded by the coding sequence ATGGTAAAAAGAACAGCGGAAAAAGTGTTAGTTATTATCGGAGCGGTATTATTTCTAATCGTTGGTGGCTGGACTGCATTGGGATTAGGTGCTTCAGAAGAGACCACGACAAACCAGCTTACAAGCCAAGGTGATTTAACACAAGATCAAGCGGAAGCATTTACAGATCTAATGAGCGGCGTATCAATATGGATGATCATCGTACTCGTTATTTGTGCAATTCTCGGTTTTGTTTCCCTGGCGATGCTGAAAAATAATAAACCTGCGAAGGGCGCAGGTATCCTGCTTATCATTACAGCAGTACTTGGAACTGTTTTATCTATTTTTATGGGCTTCATCAGCGGCATACTTTATTTGATTGCTGGCATCATGGCGATTGTGCGTAAGCCAGTTGAGCAATATAATGATAGAGGGGAAACTTATTAA
- a CDS encoding secondary thiamine-phosphate synthase enzyme YjbQ: MNIFPLETKHHDEMIDITDSIQRYIQSIGIKEGIVHISSMHTTAGITVNENADPDVKIDFLRRLDEVYPWEHPKDRHMEGNTAAHLKTSTVGHAQVVSLSEGKLVLGTWQGIYFCEFDGPRNRTYAVQVIAAEKSEA, translated from the coding sequence ATGAACATTTTCCCTTTAGAAACAAAGCATCACGACGAGATGATCGACATTACGGACTCTATTCAGCGTTATATTCAATCTATTGGCATCAAGGAGGGAATCGTACATATCTCTTCTATGCATACCACTGCGGGCATCACAGTCAATGAGAATGCAGATCCGGATGTGAAGATTGATTTTTTGCGCCGGCTTGATGAGGTGTATCCTTGGGAACATCCTAAGGACCGGCATATGGAAGGGAACACAGCAGCCCATTTAAAGACAAGTACTGTCGGACACGCCCAAGTTGTATCTCTTTCAGAAGGTAAGCTTGTCCTCGGTACGTGGCAAGGCATTTACTTCTGTGAATTTGATGGACCTAGAAATCGTACGTATGCGGTACAGGTTATAGCAGCCGAAAAGAGTGAAGCATAA
- the crcB gene encoding fluoride efflux transporter CrcB — MKIYLAIGCGGSIGALLRYLVGVVIPQTGNFPIGTLIINTIGCFLMGYFTNLVKQRYFAQKQALAKALTTGMVGAFTTFSTVSLEAALLLQENMASVALIYLIISSAAGLGALMFGLQLAPNPAQRRRSA; from the coding sequence ATGAAGATATATCTTGCAATCGGGTGTGGCGGCAGCATCGGGGCACTGCTTCGCTACCTTGTCGGAGTAGTTATTCCGCAAACAGGAAATTTCCCCATTGGTACACTTATCATTAATACCATCGGCTGCTTCCTAATGGGGTATTTCACTAACCTGGTTAAGCAGCGTTACTTTGCTCAAAAACAAGCGCTGGCAAAGGCACTGACTACTGGAATGGTCGGTGCTTTCACAACATTCTCGACAGTCAGTCTGGAAGCTGCTTTGCTTCTACAAGAAAATATGGCAAGTGTAGCACTAATTTACTTGATAATCAGCTCTGCGGCTGGATTGGGAGCACTTATGTTTGGCTTGCAGCTAGCACCAAATCCAGCACAAAGGAGGCGGTCAGCATGA
- a CDS encoding EAL domain-containing protein → MEQSYACAMCGTVLHIPHAGELLLKLPAANKNLAIGNPHKQTDTYSIFQYFTLQQLEQMLLTLRHQNVSGAVCTVAEKVTHHYPMISVEELLHRILYPQFTEIIHQQAFHSYVQPIISIENEKVYGYEHLLRTDKPEVSPAALFTFASEAGLTSMLDQRARQTAVKKRAEERIAKGIKSFINFLPSTIYNPDFCLRQTFQAVDKYHIDPSDLVFEVVETEKVDDVARLKRIFKRYKHEGMLVALDDVGAGYATLDLFKELEPDFVKIDRAYISYCDRDVEKQEFLYKVIEVARELGTNVLAEGIERQEELDYCKQIGIDLAQGYFIGKPNPKPISNDSLFSL, encoded by the coding sequence ATGGAGCAATCCTATGCGTGCGCAATGTGCGGAACTGTCCTCCATATCCCTCATGCTGGGGAATTGCTGCTGAAGCTGCCTGCTGCAAATAAAAACTTAGCAATTGGAAATCCGCATAAACAGACAGATACATATTCTATTTTTCAATACTTTACATTGCAGCAGCTGGAACAAATGCTCCTTACGCTGCGTCACCAGAATGTGAGTGGTGCAGTCTGTACGGTGGCTGAGAAAGTAACCCATCACTATCCAATGATTTCTGTCGAGGAGCTGCTTCATCGTATCCTTTATCCGCAATTCACAGAGATTATCCATCAACAGGCGTTCCATTCTTATGTACAGCCTATTATCTCGATAGAAAATGAGAAGGTTTACGGATATGAACATCTGTTGCGTACGGATAAGCCTGAAGTATCCCCCGCTGCACTGTTTACTTTTGCTTCAGAAGCAGGCCTCACTTCTATGCTGGATCAGCGTGCGAGACAGACAGCAGTAAAGAAAAGAGCAGAAGAAAGGATTGCGAAAGGGATAAAGAGTTTTATCAACTTTCTGCCGTCTACTATTTATAATCCTGACTTTTGTTTGAGACAAACTTTTCAGGCTGTTGACAAGTATCACATCGATCCAAGTGATCTTGTATTTGAAGTTGTGGAAACGGAAAAGGTGGATGATGTTGCTCGTTTGAAGCGTATATTCAAACGGTACAAACACGAAGGAATGCTAGTGGCCTTGGATGATGTTGGAGCCGGATATGCGACACTCGATCTTTTTAAAGAACTGGAACCAGACTTCGTTAAAATTGACAGAGCATACATATCTTATTGTGACCGAGACGTAGAAAAACAAGAATTCCTGTATAAGGTAATCGAGGTTGCAAGAGAACTGGGAACGAATGTGCTTGCAGAAGGTATTGAGAGACAGGAAGAATTAGACTATTGTAAACAGATAGGTATTGATTTAGCACAAGGTTACTTCATCGGGAAACCTAACCCCAAACCTATTTCTAATGATTCTCTGTTTTCTCTTTGA
- a CDS encoding flavodoxin, whose amino-acid sequence MASVLIAFTSMSGNTEEMADIMEQTLEEQGADVTKLQIDIDEVDVFTLTDYDGILMGTYTWGDGDIPYEIEDFYDELDDIDLEGKPVALFGSCDSIYTSFGAAIDTFKEKFKERGAEIVSESLKVDLSPEDEDIRNCQEFAASFASILDKQRSL is encoded by the coding sequence GTGGCAAGTGTTCTGATTGCATTCACCAGTATGTCAGGCAATACAGAAGAAATGGCTGACATTATGGAACAGACGTTAGAAGAGCAAGGAGCGGATGTAACGAAGCTCCAGATTGATATAGATGAGGTTGATGTATTTACATTGACAGATTATGATGGCATCTTAATGGGCACTTACACGTGGGGAGATGGAGACATTCCATATGAAATAGAGGACTTCTATGATGAATTAGATGACATCGACTTAGAAGGCAAACCCGTTGCCCTTTTCGGGTCTTGTGACTCCATTTATACAAGCTTTGGTGCCGCTATTGACACATTTAAAGAAAAATTTAAGGAGCGCGGAGCGGAGATTGTTTCTGAAAGTCTCAAGGTGGATCTTTCACCTGAAGACGAAGATATACGCAATTGCCAGGAGTTTGCCGCATCGTTCGCTTCCATACTTGATAAACAGCGCAGTTTATAA
- a CDS encoding GNAT family N-acetyltransferase, translating to MINWLARLQAAEVKPMFKIREAKLSDYEQIAILYKELYNTHYEHQPEYFAKKAEPLDQHVFESNIYLDNKKVFLVEKAKEVMAFATIRITSETVSHKAHIFIEEFCVRSDMRGKGIGGHLFEKIKRHGKKIGATEIELNVWNFNNRAEDFYVKMGMQVRSKRMGISLK from the coding sequence ATGATAAACTGGTTAGCGAGACTACAAGCTGCAGAGGTGAAGCCTATGTTTAAGATACGCGAAGCTAAGTTATCAGATTATGAGCAAATTGCGATTCTTTACAAGGAATTATATAACACACATTATGAGCATCAGCCGGAGTATTTCGCCAAAAAGGCAGAACCGCTGGATCAGCATGTGTTCGAGAGTAATATATACTTAGATAACAAGAAAGTTTTTCTCGTAGAAAAAGCGAAGGAAGTAATGGCTTTTGCTACTATACGGATTACGAGCGAAACAGTTTCGCATAAGGCCCATATTTTTATCGAGGAATTTTGTGTTCGCTCTGATATGCGCGGGAAAGGAATCGGCGGCCATTTATTCGAGAAAATCAAACGTCACGGTAAAAAGATAGGCGCCACCGAAATTGAATTGAATGTATGGAATTTCAATAACCGAGCGGAAGACTTCTATGTCAAAATGGGGATGCAAGTCCGGTCCAAACGCATGGGTATATCTTTGAAATAA
- a CDS encoding transcriptional regulator SplA domain-containing protein, with amino-acid sequence METFQAGEVVYVIIRNPHAQGVANIQEAAVVHNPEKPGELALFVYETYYPLTDEVAVYQDLGEAEEAYVSAFGLSEGGYYG; translated from the coding sequence ATGGAAACTTTTCAAGCAGGTGAAGTTGTATATGTAATCATTCGCAATCCCCATGCACAGGGAGTTGCCAATATACAAGAAGCGGCGGTTGTTCATAATCCAGAGAAACCTGGTGAACTGGCTTTGTTTGTTTATGAAACGTACTATCCGTTAACGGATGAAGTGGCGGTCTATCAAGATCTTGGTGAAGCGGAAGAAGCCTATGTGTCTGCTTTTGGTTTATCCGAAGGTGGTTATTATGGTTAA
- a CDS encoding DUF4064 domain-containing protein encodes MLRRTAEKVLATIGAVVFLYTAISTWIRLAAYDPEAARQEILDSGVDQAVDTGMVADMANTLGAFVIAVGLICAVLGIVAAVKLKANRKQTGLGVMLIIVSLVGSIATFLAGFIGGMLYLIAGVMVLARRPAQHIE; translated from the coding sequence ATGCTAAGACGTACAGCGGAGAAAGTACTTGCCACCATTGGTGCGGTCGTCTTCCTTTATACTGCAATCTCGACTTGGATTCGTTTGGCTGCATACGACCCGGAAGCTGCTCGCCAGGAAATTCTGGATAGCGGCGTAGACCAGGCGGTTGATACTGGAATGGTTGCGGATATGGCAAATACCTTAGGCGCATTTGTTATTGCCGTAGGTCTGATTTGTGCCGTTCTCGGTATTGTTGCAGCGGTTAAACTGAAGGCTAACCGCAAGCAAACAGGCCTAGGAGTTATGTTGATCATCGTATCGTTAGTAGGATCCATTGCAACATTTTTAGCCGGATTCATCGGCGGAATGTTGTATCTTATTGCTGGTGTGATGGTATTGGCTAGAAGACCAGCACAGCATATCGAATAG
- a CDS encoding ABC transporter permease translates to MSSNFFQLVRNEQTKLYSQVATWIMLGILVVVVLGFALIMRTADGFIANYDDATWKQDLQQENQDLAEYDATGTQILINNYRIENDLKPEGTTAWDFLYQSNFMTSVLSLLTIIVAGGIIANEFRWGTIKLLLIRPASRTKIFFAKYTSVLLFALTALIVLFIFSWLFGMLFFGLGGDGVMLQVKDGEVVETSVWIRIAQDYGLQLVKLVVWATFAFMISAALRNGALAIGTAIFLMFVGSSVVPFISDKAFGKYVLFSNLDLTQFTTGYKIIEDLTLTFSVVTIIVYYLVFLVIGWVLFTKRDVAGN, encoded by the coding sequence TTGAGTAGTAACTTTTTCCAACTGGTGCGGAATGAGCAGACCAAACTGTACAGCCAGGTAGCAACTTGGATTATGCTTGGCATACTTGTAGTTGTCGTATTGGGATTTGCACTCATTATGCGGACTGCAGATGGATTTATCGCAAATTATGATGATGCAACTTGGAAGCAGGATCTGCAGCAGGAAAATCAGGATTTGGCAGAATATGATGCTACAGGCACCCAGATCTTAATTAACAACTACCGAATAGAAAATGATTTGAAACCTGAAGGAACAACAGCTTGGGATTTTCTTTATCAAAGTAATTTCATGACAAGTGTGCTCAGCTTGCTGACGATCATCGTTGCAGGCGGCATCATAGCGAATGAATTTCGTTGGGGTACTATTAAACTGTTATTAATACGTCCTGCATCAAGGACAAAGATTTTCTTTGCGAAATATACAAGCGTGCTCCTGTTTGCTTTAACTGCACTGATTGTATTATTCATCTTTTCTTGGTTATTCGGCATGCTGTTCTTCGGTCTCGGAGGAGACGGAGTCATGCTCCAAGTGAAGGACGGAGAAGTTGTCGAAACATCTGTCTGGATTCGGATTGCACAAGACTACGGCTTGCAGCTAGTGAAACTGGTTGTCTGGGCAACATTTGCCTTTATGATTTCTGCTGCTTTGCGTAATGGGGCATTAGCTATTGGAACAGCAATTTTCTTAATGTTTGTTGGAAGCTCTGTTGTTCCGTTTATTTCCGATAAAGCTTTTGGGAAATATGTTTTATTCTCAAATCTTGACTTAACTCAATTTACAACAGGGTATAAGATTATTGAGGATTTGACCCTTACATTCTCGGTTGTAACCATTATTGTGTATTATCTGGTCTTCCTTGTAATAGGTTGGGTATTGTTCACAAAACGTGATGTAGCAGGTAATTAA